From one Agathobaculum sp. NTUH-O15-33 genomic stretch:
- a CDS encoding efflux RND transporter periplasmic adaptor subunit, with amino-acid sequence MKTKRIIAAALAGALILCAGCGKEEEPEEEAPVGTAVEVTPALAGPMSAQSVLTGKVAAVNEVQVFPMLAGQVLTLPVKEGGKVNKGQVLFTVDTSNVTSSLSALQQSYAATQQATNLAIQSARISIDQAQTAVDNTQALYEAGAAAEQDLTKAKQALEQATAGLNQAQAQQKASLAQIQAQIDQINKQAQNGTVVSPCAGLITSVNVVRGGMASSAQPAVVIAEDSKVEVKVSVAEDVFTNIKAGDEVDLAIASTEQKTAKGKIASVPAAANVQTSLYDVSISLPSGVTPPIGAFATVTFYTNRRDNTIQIPTEAILTGTDGQFVYIVQDDGEGGKSAMRLPVETGLVGESLTEIVSGLEPDDLVVTKGQSYLSDGAAVRVVSDDDTAGEESPAASQDDGGEG; translated from the coding sequence ATGAAAACCAAACGTATCATAGCAGCCGCGCTCGCGGGAGCGCTGATTCTCTGCGCGGGCTGTGGCAAAGAGGAAGAGCCGGAAGAAGAAGCGCCGGTCGGCACGGCGGTAGAGGTAACCCCGGCGCTCGCGGGGCCGATGTCGGCGCAGTCGGTGCTGACCGGCAAGGTCGCCGCGGTAAACGAGGTGCAGGTGTTCCCGATGCTCGCGGGACAGGTGCTCACGCTTCCGGTCAAGGAAGGCGGCAAGGTAAACAAGGGGCAGGTTCTGTTCACGGTTGATACTTCTAACGTGACCTCCTCGCTTTCCGCGCTGCAGCAGTCTTACGCTGCAACCCAGCAGGCGACCAATCTCGCCATCCAGTCGGCGCGCATCAGCATCGATCAGGCGCAGACCGCGGTGGATAACACGCAGGCGCTGTACGAAGCCGGCGCGGCGGCCGAGCAGGACCTGACCAAGGCAAAGCAGGCTTTGGAACAGGCCACCGCCGGTCTGAATCAGGCGCAGGCGCAGCAGAAGGCTTCGCTGGCGCAGATCCAAGCGCAGATCGACCAGATCAATAAGCAGGCGCAAAACGGCACGGTCGTTTCGCCCTGCGCGGGCCTGATTACCTCGGTGAACGTTGTGCGCGGCGGAATGGCTTCGTCCGCGCAGCCCGCCGTGGTCATCGCGGAGGATAGCAAGGTAGAGGTAAAGGTCTCCGTTGCCGAGGATGTGTTTACCAATATCAAGGCGGGGGACGAGGTCGATCTGGCCATCGCCTCCACCGAGCAAAAGACGGCAAAGGGCAAGATCGCTTCCGTACCGGCGGCCGCCAACGTGCAGACCAGCCTTTACGATGTGTCGATCTCGCTGCCGAGCGGCGTGACGCCGCCCATCGGCGCGTTCGCCACGGTGACCTTCTATACCAATAGACGCGACAACACCATCCAAATCCCGACCGAAGCGATCCTGACCGGCACCGACGGACAGTTCGTCTATATCGTGCAGGACGATGGGGAAGGCGGGAAAAGCGCCATGCGCCTGCCGGTGGAGACCGGTCTGGTCGGCGAAAGCCTGACCGAGATCGTTTCCGGACTGGAGCCGGATGATCTGGTCGTGACCAAGGGGCAATCCTATCTGTCGGATGGCGCGGCCGTCCGTGTCGTATCGGATGACGATACCGCGGGCGAGGAAAGCCCGGCCGCGTCTCAGGACGACGGCGGGGAGGGCTGA
- a CDS encoding CobW family GTP-binding protein, producing the protein MTKIDIISGFLGAGKTTLIKRLLPEALSGEQVVLIENEFGEIGIDGGFLKESGIVVNEMNAGCICCSLVGDFSKALADVQATYHPDRILIEPSGVGKLSDVIHAVQNAHIDVTLNSFVTVVDALKAKMYLKNFGEFFENQVAHAGAILLSRTAECPAKRLEETVALLRGLNANARIVTTPWKELSGAQLLEVMEGSRDLTSEVLAELAHEHHHDHDHEHHHEHDHEHECGHDHEHEHHHEHGPDCTCGCHDHDHEHAHEHDHHEHGAACGCGHHHDHDADEVFTSWGTETPHAYTEGDLNHALIGLGDPSLGTVLRAKGIVPASDGGEWIHFDYVPGAPDIRRGPADYTGRLCVIGAELDQERISALFGL; encoded by the coding sequence ATGACCAAAATCGACATTATTTCTGGCTTTCTGGGCGCCGGTAAGACGACGCTGATCAAGCGGCTGCTGCCGGAGGCGCTATCGGGCGAGCAGGTCGTGCTGATTGAAAACGAGTTCGGCGAGATCGGCATAGACGGCGGCTTCCTCAAGGAATCCGGCATTGTGGTAAATGAAATGAACGCGGGCTGCATCTGCTGCTCGCTCGTGGGCGATTTCAGCAAGGCGCTTGCCGATGTGCAAGCCACCTACCACCCGGACCGCATTTTGATCGAGCCTTCGGGCGTCGGCAAGCTGTCGGACGTGATCCATGCCGTGCAAAACGCTCACATCGATGTGACGCTCAATTCCTTCGTCACCGTGGTGGACGCGCTAAAGGCCAAGATGTACCTGAAAAACTTTGGCGAGTTCTTTGAAAATCAGGTGGCGCACGCGGGCGCGATTCTTCTTTCCCGCACGGCGGAATGCCCGGCGAAGCGGCTGGAAGAGACCGTGGCCCTGCTGCGCGGCCTGAACGCGAACGCGCGCATCGTCACCACCCCGTGGAAGGAGCTTTCGGGCGCGCAGCTGCTTGAAGTGATGGAAGGCAGCCGCGACCTGACGAGCGAGGTGCTCGCCGAGCTAGCGCATGAACACCATCACGACCATGACCACGAGCATCATCATGAACACGACCATGAGCACGAGTGCGGCCACGACCACGAGCATGAACATCACCACGAGCACGGTCCGGACTGCACCTGCGGCTGCCATGACCATGACCACGAACATGCGCACGAGCACGACCACCACGAGCATGGCGCGGCGTGCGGCTGTGGCCACCACCATGACCACGACGCGGACGAGGTGTTCACCTCTTGGGGCACAGAAACGCCGCACGCCTACACCGAGGGCGACCTGAACCACGCGCTGATCGGTCTGGGCGATCCCTCGCTCGGCACGGTGCTGCGCGCCAAGGGCATCGTACCCGCATCGGACGGCGGCGAGTGGATCCACTTTGACTATGTGCCCGGCGCGCCCGACATCCGCCGCGGTCCGGCGGACTATACCGGCCGCCTTTGCGTGATCGGCGCAGAACTCGATCAGGAGCGCATTTCGGCCCTGTTCGGCCTGTAA
- a CDS encoding TIGR03943 family putative permease subunit, producing the protein MMPQRIPVYVFTGFLESGKTRFIRDILSDPDFTAGEKTLYLQCEEGVEELSEDELMDYNTIAVPVDSQKELEPAPLKQLDRLHQPERVLVELNGLWNIDSVVDHFPARWELYQIVTVVDATTFELYSNNLGPMMFEHITTADLVVFNRCTDELKDMLYQKNIRAMNPRATIFLDGADGTTEDYNQNLPLPFDIEADVIDIADTDYGLWYVDAMGSPGKYDGKTVRFTGMVYVGGEVPPGSFIPGRFGMVCCADDISFLGFLCRYDGSDKLTTRSWVTVTASITVEALPQYRGEGPVLHATRVTPAEKPEEELVYFN; encoded by the coding sequence ATGATGCCACAGCGCATTCCGGTGTATGTGTTCACCGGTTTTTTGGAGAGCGGCAAGACCCGCTTTATCCGTGATATCCTGTCCGACCCGGACTTTACCGCCGGTGAAAAAACGCTTTATTTACAGTGTGAAGAGGGCGTAGAAGAGCTTTCAGAAGACGAACTGATGGATTACAACACCATCGCCGTGCCGGTCGATTCCCAAAAGGAATTAGAACCCGCGCCGCTCAAGCAGCTCGACCGCCTACACCAGCCCGAACGCGTGCTGGTCGAACTGAACGGCCTTTGGAACATCGACTCCGTTGTCGATCACTTCCCCGCCCGGTGGGAACTGTACCAGATCGTCACCGTGGTGGACGCGACCACCTTTGAACTATACTCAAACAATTTGGGTCCCATGATGTTCGAGCATATTACGACGGCGGATCTGGTCGTCTTCAACCGCTGCACGGACGAATTGAAGGACATGCTCTACCAAAAGAACATCCGCGCCATGAACCCCCGCGCCACCATCTTTTTGGACGGGGCGGACGGCACGACCGAGGATTACAACCAAAACCTGCCCCTGCCCTTTGATATCGAAGCCGATGTGATCGACATTGCCGATACCGATTACGGCCTGTGGTATGTGGACGCGATGGGCTCCCCCGGAAAGTACGACGGTAAGACCGTTCGCTTTACCGGCATGGTCTATGTCGGCGGCGAGGTGCCGCCCGGCTCGTTTATCCCGGGCCGGTTCGGCATGGTCTGCTGCGCGGACGATATCAGCTTTTTGGGCTTCCTTTGCCGGTATGACGGCTCCGACAAGCTGACCACGCGTTCGTGGGTCACGGTCACCGCGTCGATCACGGTCGAAGCCCTGCCCCAGTACCGCGGCGAAGGCCCAGTGCTGCACGCAACCCGCGTAACGCCCGCCGAAAAGCCCGAGGAAGAGCTCGTTTATTTTAATTAA
- the iolG gene encoding inositol 2-dehydrogenase produces MLKIGVVGCGRIGKLHINNLINSVPGVQVVAAADPMLDKSGAREWLAERGVTNASTDFMDVINNPEVDVVFVCSSTDTHCDVSMAAVKAGKHVFCEKPIDYDIDKIKALLAMVEEKGVKFQVGFNRRFDHNHKAVADAVKDGSIGDPHIVVVSSRDPEPPPASYVAVSGGIFYDMMIHDFDMVRYVTGSEAVEISAVGSCLVNPKLQEESGIPDVDTAVVTLKMANGCIAVINNSRQAVYGYDQRVEAFGSKGMASDANDLVNTTTVVTVDGAKSEKPVWFFLERYNQAFIEQVISFVDAIQNDKPTAVGAIDGLRPVLMAKAATESCRNGGVYVKVEA; encoded by the coding sequence ATCTTAAAAATTGGCGTAGTGGGCTGCGGCCGTATCGGCAAGCTGCACATCAACAACCTGATCAACTCTGTGCCGGGCGTGCAGGTCGTCGCCGCTGCCGATCCGATGCTTGACAAATCTGGTGCGCGCGAGTGGCTGGCAGAGCGCGGCGTTACCAATGCCTCCACCGATTTTATGGACGTGATCAACAATCCTGAAGTGGACGTTGTTTTCGTTTGCTCCTCCACCGATACGCACTGCGACGTTTCCATGGCCGCTGTCAAGGCCGGCAAGCACGTCTTCTGCGAGAAGCCGATCGATTACGATATCGACAAGATCAAGGCGCTGCTCGCCATGGTAGAGGAAAAGGGCGTGAAGTTCCAGGTCGGCTTCAACCGCCGCTTCGACCACAACCACAAGGCCGTGGCTGACGCTGTGAAGGACGGCTCCATCGGCGATCCGCACATCGTTGTTGTTTCCTCCCGTGACCCCGAGCCGCCCCCGGCTTCCTATGTCGCTGTTTCCGGCGGTATTTTCTACGATATGATGATCCACGACTTCGACATGGTCCGCTACGTGACCGGTTCGGAAGCAGTAGAGATCTCGGCTGTCGGCTCCTGCCTCGTCAACCCGAAGCTGCAGGAAGAGTCCGGCATTCCGGACGTTGACACCGCTGTTGTTACCCTGAAGATGGCCAACGGCTGCATCGCCGTGATCAACAACTCCCGTCAGGCTGTTTATGGCTACGACCAGCGCGTCGAAGCGTTCGGCTCCAAGGGCATGGCTTCCGATGCGAACGATCTGGTCAACACCACGACCGTTGTCACCGTGGACGGCGCCAAGAGCGAGAAGCCGGTTTGGTTCTTCCTCGAGCGCTACAATCAGGCGTTCATCGAGCAGGTCATCTCCTTTGTCGATGCGATCCAGAACGACAAGCCGACCGCCGTTGGCGCTATCGACGGCCTGCGTCCGGTCCTGATGGCAAAGGCTGCTACCGAATCCTGCCGCAACGGTGGCGTTTACGTAAAGGTAGAAGCATAA
- a CDS encoding stalk domain-containing protein codes for MKKKRLALLALPLAGAFALGAAAAGGVQQITAYLRPDVTVELDGYRQVMTDRNGNTVYPVEYNGSTYLPIRALGEMLGQQVVWNPDTLTVALSARTGTPAESLSPEALRSRMTALENRYASLAADLRNTDKASSYAENQNRYGKLEERREAIEDAATFLLIDCREARYGGTLTASEYQALQDRLATLEDQLDTLKDSIRTKFGVYEDGAKTEQALRGEADRLDAELTALRRQVANVEAADSKSVWKARDNEARADWRSFRTDVRALQLALNDSLRRDVIGYTAYDEIRADADALDTASKELGDRLDRAQARWDGTATQPGAEPSGKDYEGYLDDLAALETDSEALLTDAREFFTSKTQDRDAYRALEKRLDTLDDRADRLEDAVEDSRKLSRQQAHELLSRLDKVENKLDQADNFLDKAEDRYDDDHDDDDHDDWDD; via the coding sequence ATGAAAAAGAAAAGGTTAGCACTTCTCGCCCTGCCGCTGGCGGGCGCGTTCGCCCTCGGCGCGGCTGCCGCGGGCGGCGTTCAGCAGATCACCGCATATCTCCGGCCCGACGTGACCGTAGAACTCGACGGCTACCGGCAGGTCATGACGGACCGGAACGGCAACACCGTTTACCCTGTGGAGTATAACGGCTCGACCTACCTGCCGATCCGCGCGCTCGGCGAAATGCTGGGCCAGCAGGTGGTGTGGAACCCGGATACCCTGACCGTTGCGCTTTCCGCGCGCACCGGCACCCCGGCAGAATCGCTGAGCCCCGAGGCCCTGCGTTCGCGCATGACGGCGCTCGAAAACCGCTACGCTTCGCTCGCCGCCGATCTCCGCAATACCGACAAGGCTTCCTCCTACGCGGAAAACCAAAACCGCTACGGCAAGCTGGAGGAACGCCGCGAAGCGATCGAGGACGCGGCCACGTTTTTACTGATCGACTGCCGCGAAGCGCGGTACGGCGGAACCCTGACCGCGAGCGAGTATCAAGCGCTGCAAGACCGTCTTGCCACCTTGGAGGATCAACTGGACACACTAAAGGATAGCATACGCACCAAATTCGGCGTCTATGAGGACGGGGCGAAAACCGAGCAGGCGCTCCGCGGCGAAGCCGACCGGCTGGACGCCGAGCTGACCGCATTGCGGCGGCAGGTGGCCAATGTGGAAGCGGCGGACAGCAAGTCCGTCTGGAAAGCGCGTGACAACGAAGCGCGCGCCGACTGGCGTTCCTTCCGCACCGATGTGCGCGCGTTGCAGCTTGCGCTGAACGACAGCCTGCGGCGTGACGTCATCGGCTACACCGCGTACGACGAGATCCGCGCGGACGCCGACGCGCTGGACACCGCAAGCAAGGAACTGGGCGACCGGCTGGATCGGGCGCAGGCCCGCTGGGACGGCACGGCCACACAGCCCGGCGCCGAGCCGTCGGGCAAGGATTATGAAGGCTACTTGGATGACCTTGCCGCTCTGGAAACAGATTCGGAAGCCCTGCTCACCGATGCGCGCGAATTTTTCACCAGCAAAACGCAGGACCGGGACGCTTACCGCGCGCTCGAAAAGCGGCTGGATACGCTGGATGACCGCGCCGACCGGCTGGAAGACGCGGTGGAGGACAGCCGCAAGCTGAGCCGCCAGCAGGCGCACGAGCTGCTCAGCCGCCTCGACAAGGTGGAAAACAAACTCGATCAGGCGGACAATTTCCTTGACAAGGCGGAAGACCGCTATGACGACGACCACGATGATGACGATCACGACGACTGGGACGATTGA
- a CDS encoding AbrB/MazE/SpoVT family DNA-binding domain-containing protein, producing MKQHGKHIFGTVKVGEKGQIVIPKKARDLFGIHPGDLLLVLGDEAQGGGLAMIKSEAIMGFAQAIMEAASDPKEAEQEE from the coding sequence GTGAAGCAGCATGGCAAACATATTTTTGGCACGGTAAAGGTCGGGGAAAAGGGGCAGATCGTCATCCCGAAGAAAGCGCGGGATCTATTTGGCATCCACCCGGGCGACCTACTGCTCGTCTTAGGCGATGAAGCGCAGGGCGGCGGCTTGGCGATGATAAAAAGCGAGGCGATCATGGGCTTTGCGCAGGCCATTATGGAAGCGGCCAGCGATCCCAAGGAAGCGGAGCAAGAGGAATAA
- a CDS encoding TolC family protein: MKQNSNKGRRLVSTLLSAALLAALAAPAGAAEDGGQAAAQAPQGTEAPAVSGMPVTVKEMGLTAVERAVRENNSTVRSLKNIASSIDTVSDISDQYAAQGGLIQVQIENYKNLIAGLDAAMEGLEPSDNLYKTYAAQKKLLEDNLKSLQLNELTMPVQQQAYASAIDDAVYDLRKQAANVADQLAMGAQDMLIGIKTLQSTEVGLNRQLAQLDRTLSMMETTRKLGMISQYQIDTARHARQSLAVNMTTLATQRENLASSLALMCGFDASTLVLPSVLPVPGAADLGKMKYEADLASAKDNSFSIWQKQCDLRDAQNRYDTAIAGTAEAVAGAKDALAAEKITVESAFLTTYQTVRNCQTTLTATEAALRQAELDFSTAELQYKHGMISEMDYLAAKDTLDSAKDAVDSAGLQLTSAYNKYQWAKQGLV, encoded by the coding sequence ATGAAGCAAAATAGCAACAAGGGACGGCGGCTTGTCAGCACGCTGCTCTCGGCGGCGCTGCTTGCTGCTTTGGCCGCGCCGGCGGGCGCGGCGGAGGACGGCGGACAGGCGGCCGCGCAGGCACCACAGGGTACGGAGGCCCCCGCCGTTAGTGGAATGCCGGTCACAGTGAAAGAAATGGGCCTGACGGCGGTGGAACGCGCGGTGCGCGAAAACAACTCGACCGTGCGATCGCTAAAAAACATAGCGTCCAGCATCGACACGGTATCAGACATCTCCGATCAATACGCGGCACAGGGCGGCCTGATCCAAGTGCAGATCGAGAATTACAAAAACCTGATCGCCGGGCTGGATGCGGCGATGGAGGGGCTGGAACCCTCGGATAACCTGTACAAAACCTACGCGGCGCAGAAAAAGCTGCTGGAGGACAATTTAAAGAGCTTGCAGCTTAACGAATTGACCATGCCGGTGCAGCAGCAGGCCTACGCCTCCGCGATCGACGACGCGGTGTACGACCTGCGAAAGCAAGCGGCGAACGTGGCCGACCAGCTTGCGATGGGCGCGCAGGATATGCTGATCGGCATCAAGACCCTGCAAAGCACGGAGGTGGGGCTGAACCGTCAGCTCGCGCAGCTCGACCGCACGCTTTCGATGATGGAGACCACCCGCAAGCTCGGCATGATCAGCCAGTACCAGATCGACACCGCCCGGCACGCGCGGCAGAGCCTTGCGGTCAACATGACCACGCTGGCGACGCAGCGCGAAAATCTGGCCAGCAGCCTTGCGCTGATGTGCGGCTTCGACGCGAGCACGCTGGTGCTGCCGTCGGTACTGCCCGTTCCCGGCGCGGCCGATCTGGGTAAGATGAAGTATGAAGCCGATCTGGCTTCCGCTAAGGATAACAGCTTTTCCATCTGGCAGAAGCAGTGCGACCTGCGCGACGCGCAAAACCGTTACGATACGGCGATCGCGGGCACGGCCGAAGCGGTGGCCGGCGCGAAGGACGCGCTGGCGGCCGAAAAGATAACGGTAGAAAGCGCGTTTCTTACCACCTACCAAACCGTTCGCAACTGCCAGACCACGCTGACCGCCACCGAGGCCGCGCTGCGGCAGGCCGAACTGGATTTCTCAACGGCCGAGCTGCAATATAAGCACGGCATGATATCCGAAATGGACTATTTGGCGGCGAAGGATACGCTGGACAGCGCGAAGGACGCGGTGGACAGCGCGGGGCTACAGCTCACCAGCGCGTACAACAAGTACCAGTGGGCCAAGCAAGGGTTGGTATAA
- a CDS encoding anti-sigma-I factor RsgI family protein, which produces MRKWNNREIEQSLSRAALSGKTDVYGRLANAPATRQSQALALIPDSAPVPRRRAPVRALAACACLFILCGVGLWSWFGTAASITIEINPSFLLTANRFGRVLSIAPQNEEAEAVLDGLTLRYAKLDDALAALSNSLLRHDYLTPTSTVRVTVTGPSEARAEQLAQRVTQDIRALQPQAKPEEKAEEKPEAPPESAPAPAAPNQAATAPSAAPSTAPAPKPSGAGASPTPPRGDHFDDDERDDDDEDDEDDDREDEDLSDERDQNDVPALQPTPAPPVGQPDDSQNDECDEEDFDREDDGDDDDRDDDGDDEHDDDIDDEDDDDD; this is translated from the coding sequence ATGCGGAAGTGGAATAACCGCGAGATTGAACAAAGCCTATCCCGCGCGGCCTTGAGCGGCAAGACCGACGTATACGGCCGGTTGGCGAATGCGCCCGCCACGCGGCAGTCGCAAGCCCTCGCCCTGATCCCGGACAGCGCTCCCGTCCCACGCCGCCGCGCCCCCGTTCGCGCTTTGGCGGCTTGCGCCTGCCTTTTTATTTTGTGCGGGGTGGGGCTGTGGAGCTGGTTTGGCACGGCGGCTTCCATCACCATCGAAATCAATCCCAGCTTTTTGCTGACCGCGAACCGCTTCGGCCGCGTGCTCTCCATTGCGCCGCAAAACGAAGAGGCGGAAGCTGTACTGGATGGACTTACGCTCCGCTACGCCAAGCTGGACGACGCGCTCGCCGCCCTGTCGAATTCGCTGCTCCGGCACGATTACCTGACCCCGACTTCTACCGTGCGCGTCACCGTGACCGGGCCGAGCGAAGCGCGGGCGGAGCAGCTTGCGCAACGCGTAACGCAGGATATTCGCGCCCTTCAGCCACAGGCTAAGCCGGAGGAAAAGGCCGAAGAAAAGCCCGAAGCGCCCCCCGAAAGCGCGCCCGCCCCGGCCGCGCCAAACCAAGCGGCGACCGCGCCCAGCGCCGCGCCGTCCACAGCGCCGGCCCCCAAGCCCTCGGGCGCCGGCGCAAGCCCCACCCCGCCGCGCGGCGATCATTTCGACGATGACGAACGCGACGATGATGACGAGGACGACGAGGATGATGACCGCGAAGACGAGGATCTCAGCGACGAGCGGGACCAGAACGACGTGCCCGCTTTGCAGCCGACACCCGCGCCTCCCGTCGGACAGCCCGACGATTCCCAAAACGATGAGTGTGACGAAGAAGACTTCGACCGCGAAGACGACGGGGACGATGATGATCGCGACGATGACGGCGACGACGAGCATGACGATGATATCGATGATGAAGATGACGACGATGATTGA
- a CDS encoding RNA polymerase sigma factor: protein MLFTIAEPKADIDAAALERMLAAIALGDGSAFEAFYRATERTVYTFALSLTRNAPDAQDAMMETYLAVRTGAGRYLPMGKPLAWIFTITKNAVRMQQRKLSRETPQDELPETGPPCAADETDSLALREALTILAEDEREIVLLHAVSGLRHREIADALALPLSTVLSKYSRAMRKLRRHLTALDEEVGNHAEVE, encoded by the coding sequence ATGCTGTTTACCATCGCAGAGCCAAAGGCGGACATAGACGCCGCCGCGTTGGAACGGATGCTGGCGGCTATCGCGCTTGGGGACGGGTCGGCCTTTGAAGCGTTTTACCGGGCGACCGAGCGCACGGTATACACCTTTGCCCTTTCACTTACCCGCAACGCGCCCGATGCGCAGGACGCCATGATGGAGACCTACCTTGCCGTGCGTACCGGCGCCGGACGGTATCTGCCTATGGGCAAGCCGCTCGCATGGATTTTTACCATTACCAAAAACGCGGTGCGGATGCAGCAACGCAAGCTAAGCCGCGAAACGCCGCAGGACGAACTGCCCGAGACCGGCCCGCCCTGCGCCGCCGATGAAACGGACAGCCTCGCCCTGCGCGAAGCGCTTACGATCTTAGCCGAGGACGAGCGCGAGATCGTTCTGCTGCACGCGGTATCCGGACTGCGCCACCGCGAGATCGCGGACGCGCTGGCCCTGCCGCTTTCCACGGTTTTATCCAAATACAGCCGCGCGATGCGCAAGCTGCGCCGGCATCTGACCGCGCTCGACGAGGAGGTGGGCAACCATGCGGAAGTGGAATAA
- a CDS encoding TolC family protein: MKRYIAAGLTALMLMGFCVPAYAADAAETDKTETKKGPVTLSFETLEQTVRENNVSIKAGQSTLTGVEKTDPGDSYITNYWNTDNEIAQYTKQIKELDEAIAALPEGETALRDTLKAQRYALQQSLEAAQASYDDLEDKEDDDEEQHEFTVNSTRRQTENAADLICMGAESTYISLQSLAFSHSERERSLKQLERNIEATRVRVSLGAAGQNTLKSLQSQRETVLAALDTIETQAENLKNTLAVQCGYAIGTEIITTALPEVAPEQAGGVDYAADLAEALKNSYSIWSKEDAVRQASDDYENNKTNNLYAYKAAQIELDAEKEKATVAFRKLYKALEEARTMLGAAQSDWEQAQKTFHVQETQYKRGMISKLDYLNAQDELETAREAIDSAKIDLLTAYNNYQWAKRGVISSAS; this comes from the coding sequence ATGAAACGATATATAGCCGCGGGCTTAACCGCGCTGATGCTGATGGGCTTTTGCGTGCCCGCGTACGCAGCGGACGCCGCGGAGACCGACAAGACCGAAACGAAAAAGGGGCCGGTAACGCTCTCCTTTGAAACGCTGGAGCAAACCGTGCGCGAGAACAACGTCTCCATCAAGGCGGGACAGTCGACGCTCACCGGCGTGGAAAAAACCGATCCCGGAGACAGCTACATAACAAACTACTGGAACACGGACAACGAGATTGCCCAGTACACCAAGCAGATCAAGGAGCTGGACGAAGCGATCGCCGCCTTGCCTGAAGGCGAGACCGCGCTGCGCGATACGCTCAAGGCCCAGCGCTACGCGCTGCAACAAAGTCTGGAAGCGGCGCAGGCATCCTACGACGATCTGGAGGATAAGGAAGACGACGACGAGGAACAGCACGAGTTTACGGTGAACAGCACCAGAAGGCAGACTGAAAACGCGGCCGACCTGATCTGCATGGGCGCGGAAAGCACCTATATCTCGCTCCAGTCGCTGGCTTTCTCGCACAGCGAGCGGGAGCGCAGCCTCAAGCAGCTGGAACGCAACATCGAAGCGACCCGCGTGCGCGTATCCCTCGGCGCGGCGGGGCAGAACACCCTGAAAAGCCTGCAAAGCCAGCGCGAGACCGTGCTGGCCGCGCTCGACACCATCGAAACGCAGGCGGAAAACCTGAAAAACACGCTGGCCGTGCAGTGCGGCTACGCCATCGGCACCGAGATCATTACCACCGCGCTGCCCGAGGTCGCGCCCGAGCAGGCGGGCGGGGTGGACTATGCCGCCGATCTGGCCGAAGCGCTGAAAAACAGCTACTCCATCTGGTCCAAGGAGGACGCGGTGCGTCAGGCTTCGGATGATTACGAAAATAACAAGACCAACAACCTGTACGCCTATAAGGCCGCGCAGATCGAACTGGACGCGGAAAAGGAAAAGGCGACCGTCGCCTTCCGCAAGCTGTACAAAGCGCTGGAGGAAGCCAGAACGATGCTCGGCGCGGCCCAGTCCGACTGGGAGCAGGCGCAGAAGACCTTCCATGTGCAGGAAACACAGTATAAGCGCGGCATGATCTCCAAACTCGACTATTTAAACGCGCAGGATGAGCTGGAGACCGCGCGGGAAGCGATCGATAGTGCAAAGATCGATCTGCTCACCGCGTATAACAACTACCAGTGGGCCAAGCGTGGCGTCATCAGTTCTGCTTCCTGA